One Chanodichthys erythropterus isolate Z2021 chromosome 10, ASM2448905v1, whole genome shotgun sequence DNA segment encodes these proteins:
- the zgc:172339 gene encoding endonuclease domain-containing 1 protein: MRAVFLFNVMDHRTVFQVFLYFLLVTVRSEVQKDFSEECREFMYMGTAPRGLENRSLKKICQRYNGKPRYVTLYDVVDHIPVYSAYTFKRSDGFKKVDVPWMYEPQLSTTADSGEMQPFPQNVHGSFSDAQAVLEDYSDTVEFERGHLNPDEHQAHPDDKAATYTLTNVVPQVREFNIGHWKQHEHIIRRRLNNYCRGTAYIVTGVTTSGRMIRRYNIDRVAVPTYLWSAYCCVDFDRNAPFDERSKFPAFASHGLNEKGGAEVVEMTVQQLEDFLKRNTFVDKRFQIFFENCEPNNVIMKGQT, from the exons ATGAGAGCGGTGTTTCTTTTCAATGTAATGGATCACCGGACAGTTTTTCAGGTGTTTCTCTACTTTCTGCTCGTGACTGTGCGCTCAGAAGTGCAGAAAGATTTTTCAGAAGAATGCCGTGAATTCATGTATATGGGCACCGCCCCACGGGGTCTGGAGAACCGGTCACTTAAAAAGATCTGTCAGCGTTATAACGGTAAGCCTCGGTATGTCACTCTGTACGATGTGGTGGATCACATCCCGGTGTATTCTGCGTACACTTTCAAACGCTCCGACGGCTTCAAGAAGGTTGACGTTCCTTGGATGTACGAGCCTCAG CTCTCCACAACAGCAGACTCTGGTGAGATGCAGCCATTCCCTCAGAATGTCCACGGAAGTTTTTCAGACGCCCAGGCCGTTTTGGAAGACTACTCGGACACCGTTGAATTCGAGCGAGGCCATTTGAACCCCGACGAGCATCAGGCTCACCCCGATGACAAGGCGGCCACATACACCCTCACCAATGTTGTCCCGCAGGTCCGCGAGTTCAACATTGGCCACTGGAAACAGCACGAGCACATCATCCGGCGTCGACTCAACAACTACTGCCGAGGTACGGCATACATAGTCACGGGGGTCACCACATCTGGCAGGATGATCCGTAGATACAACATCGACCGAGTGGCCGTTCCTACCTACCTGTGGTCGGCATACTGCTGCGTAGACTTCGATCGCAATGCCCCATTTGACGAACGCTCCAAATTCCCGGCGTTCGCATCCCATGGCCTCAACGAGAAAGGAGGAGCGGAGGTCGTAGAGATGACTGTGCAGCAACTGGAAGATTTTTTGAAGAGGAACACCTTTGTGGACAAGAGGTTTCAGATTTTCTTTGAGAATTGTGAGCCTAACAATGTCATTATGAAAGGCCAGACTTAG